CTtttgtgcgtgcatgtgtttgtgtgtgtgtgtgtgggagtatgagtgtgagggtgtgtgtgtgtgtgtgtgtgtgggtcgtTGTCCTTTCGTCTGGGCCCCTTAACGGCCAGTTGTGGCCGATGGCCGTGCAAAAACTGCGGAACATGATGAAAATCcatggcaaattaaaattggcaCATTTTCGCACGAGACcaaccgacacacacacacacacacacagaagacAGCCAGGGGCGAGAAGGAGAGGCCAAATGTGGCATGGCGTGCGGCTAGGGGATGCGGAAGGGGAAGCAGGGGGGTTGAACAGCAGACAGCTGCGCTAAAAACAAAGCCATCAATTTttggtcgttgttgttgttggtagcgtgaaaataaagttgtgtATGTAAATTGGTTGGCTGTGATCTGCATTAAGGCTAAGCGATGGCACGCGGTACCGTTGGTTAAGCATTCAGTGTTGGCAAATGCCACGAAGGCCGAGCGAATGCGCCTCCACAGCGCTAACTGCTGCAGTTGTAGGCCAATTAAGTTGTTTGCGCAGTGTGCGTAAATTACGAATAGAACTGAGTAGCTGCAGATCTTTACAGTGCTGTAAAGGAAATTGTAAGGCCAACGATAATTAGCTGCAACTAACTCCTTACAGTGCTGTAAAGGAAATTGTGCGGCATACTTCCAGTGCTGTCAAACGAATTGTGTAGCAATCAAGCATATTAATTGTGAATTGTGAAGCAAACGAATTTCTGTAACCAAATGAATTAATTGATTagtattaaacaaataataggtaattaattgattgatgACTGACTGATGATTGATGGATGGCAAGTTGGCGCTGTTTTACTAATTGTTAGCTTGAGATGCATATCCATTTAGAACAAACCGTTTCttgaagaaaatataattcgGCTTGGGATAGGGTTTGGCTGTTCCTTATCCAACTTCTTCAGGTTTGGTTCATGGCAAATAACAAATGGAATTTCGAGATTGAGCCGGTTTTTGATTACAGTAGTACAGTTTAAGTTGTAGTACAGTTTAATAACAATGTTGGAAAACGGCACCAGTGCTGTAAAGGATTAAAAGATCGTGTTTGGTGAGGTTACCGACTTGTTGGGCACTTAGTTGCTAATGTGGCCGATATTTTCAATATGTTGTGTTAATATTGCATGggcatatgcaaaaataagGCACTTTAGCAGCCAAGAGTCCACAGTCCGAGTCCAGCATTAAAAACCGAGAGTCTATGCCAAAGAAAACCTAAACTTAAAAATTTAGAGTGCCACGTGGCATATGAAGCGAAAGGCCCTTTTCGACTGCTATGTGCATTTTTTGACTAGTCATAGATAACAGTCTGAAAGGGCCTTTTGGCTCAGATGCAAACACagcgataacgataacgataacgataacaatAACGATAACTTAagcgataacgataacgataagcGCATCTGGTGACTAGCCGTTCCTGAAGTGTCAAATAGTAGGTACTACTCGTAAGAAAATGTACgttgatttttatttggcaCATCAGTGACAGCATGTTACGAGTAATTGcacaacagccacagccgGAGACAGATCCGGAGACAGATGAGTCTTGGATGATAACGCGATGTGGCATCTAAGCTGGAACTCGATTCTCCTCTGTCATATGCGGACGATAACTATGGCAGTGAGGGTGGGGTTTCCTTATTAGATGCGATACTCAAAACGCATGTTATAGATAAACGATAAACGATAACCGATAACCGAtaacacaaacatatatgGTACAGGCACAACTGGGAACAGGCACAGCCGTACTCTACGCTTTTGGGAACGAGCTCTTTGACGCACTCGGTTCCATTGCCGTTGAGTAGAGCTGTCCTGATGCATATCTCAACGTATTGATTCAAACAAGAaccatattattgttttttttttttttggaaaaaaaaaaaggaaaaacattttactttattattaaatacgTTACGAACTAAATGGAGAAGTTATTACCAGGTGCATTATGAGGCTCAACAACAATTAACTGCGGAGCTGGGAATGATGATGgattcacatatatatacatatacatatagtatatataatatatatgagatGTATGCCAATTTGGTTGATAATTACTTTACTTTTGTCTGATTTAATACTCGATTTGCTTGTCtttttttacttgttttgttCTTCTTCATTTGTTTTGATATTAGTTTTTGCAGAACTAGCCCATGGCATTCTTGACGCACAGCTTTTCCATTTGTTCGGAGTAGAAGCCATTGAAATTGATTCTATGGACGAGATTCATGAAACGATCGGCGGTATTATCCTTGGCCAGATCATTGATTTGCTTAAGGAACGATATAAGCATGCCCGTAAACTCCAGATCGAAACGTTTCACGCGCTCCGCAAACGTATCCGTCTCATCCAAAGTGCTCTCCGACTACATGTATGCGAAGGAGGAGACAATCAATCAAGGAATTAGCAAATATTACTAAGAAATTAAGTAAAGTTAATAATTGATTTgtacattaaataaatgtcCACATGAATTGGGCTTAAGTGGCTGGACAAGATGCATGCAAGGGATCTGGCTAAATGATGATGTTTTGATggtaataaaaacaaagaacaaaTATAACCAAGtatgtgtctgcgtgtgtgtgtctgcgtgtgtgtgtctgtgtgtgtgtgtgtgtgtgtgtgcgtgtggtaTACCTGCCGGCGATCCGATATGTCTGGCTCAGAGTCGGACAGATCCGTATTCTCATCACTGCTATCACAGACCATGGACTTGAGCTCCGCGTCGAGAAAGAAACGTTGTGAACGCTAATATTTTGAGGAAAAGGGCAAAGACGCAGGCATggacgagagagagagagagaaacgaGGAAACAAGACACAAGACAAGTGGAGGCGCATTTACAATAATTCAAGCTCaatccatatataaatatttatagagatatatatatatatatataggtttaTATTGATAGACCCCTGGACTCACCTGTATGAACTCGCAGAACTTGAGACAAATCTTGCATAATTTGAATATGGCACGATTCAGATGCGACGTTTCGGTTAGCATGCAGTTCTTGAGGCAGAGATCTAGAAAGTCCTGATGCAAGCTGAGCACCATGTCCACGTTCTCCACATTCTTCATTTTCTCAATGAAAATATGCCAATTGGGCTCAATTATCTCGATCATCATATAGTATTCGAGATTCTGCACCGCGTTCATCATGCGCTGGCGCAGCGTAAAGGCCGAACGATACAGCTCAGCGGCATGCGGTGAGAACTTTTTGGCAATCGAGTTCTCCTTCCATATTCTGCAAGGGATTTGGGTTAATATTAATGTGCATCAAATGTTAAAGTCAGGCACACTCACTTGCACAGCTGGCGCTCGACGTGCTTGCAGTAGAAGAGCTGGCGGAAGAGCATCTGGTATTTGGTAATGGCAATGTGATTGAGCACCAGCGAAACGGGCCACTTGACCTCGTAGGTAAAGGCAAAGCATTCCAGGCCACTCAAGTCGAGGCGATCCGTGGTCTTCCAGTATTCTGCAAGCCAAATCTCAGAGTTAAACCTTGgtcaccttatcttgtcaatTCGCTTACCCTCCTTCTGGTTCATGATCTTGGACATTTGTGTGACCAGATCGTAGGTGAGCAGCTCGCAGTGTAAATCATCCTTGTACGGATCGCTGCGTGCGGAGGATAGACGCAGCGTCAGACCTAAGAGATTCTCCAGCGTCATGGGCAGCACCAGATCGACATTCTTGGCCAGCTCATCCTCGCAGGCATCCATGAATTGCATGGTAAAATCACCCTGATTCAGCAACAAATAACGCTTCACCGACTGCAGATGCCCCATCAGATCGTTCTCGGTGAGCAGCACATCGAGCAGCATCCGGGCCGCAAAATAGTAGGCATCATTTATGACATGTACATGCAGCTCGCTGGTCGGATCAAATTCGAGATTCATTTGCTGTGTGGGCATCACACGCTTGCCGCATTGCCGAATCACGTTCAGATATTTGCCGGTGCGCAATATTTTGTCTGCGTACTTCTCCAGGAATGTGGGTATACATTCGGTGCGTACTGTATAGCGTTTCTCCCAATAGTCATCGGAATAATGCTCGGGCAGCTCATCCTTGTGTATGACCTCATTATCCTCGACCAGAAACTCGTGCGTGCTATCCACAATGATGCCCTTCTGTATCCACAGCTGCAGCATACGCATATACGGCTCAGCCGCCTTCCTGGCCAGCCCAATGATCAGCTCCTGGGCATATTTGTCGCCCTCCAAATGCTTGATGCGATCGCACAGATGCGACAGCACGGCAGCGCCATGGTAATCATGCTGCGGATAAGTACAAAAATACTAGTTATAGACAGCTATTCACTTTTCTACTTAAGCTACAAGCTAGGAGATGGAATCTGAAAGGTCTAGACAACCTTTGCTCTTCCTCCTCATCTGCTTCGATATGCTCCATGGAGTCGAAGCTGCTGTCCATTAAATGGATTCGGAGCATACTAACCATATCCAGTTCCGCCAAAGTTGTCCAGATCTCATCTATGACCCAAATGGTTGGCTGCAAATAGTATAGTAGCTTGGGCACGGTCAGATCATTCTTGAGCATCTCGACCTCggcctgctgcagcagcatctgcGCATGTAGAGGGACATTTGAATGGAATGCAATTTGGATTTGATTATGATTTGGCTGCAACTCACATAAAAGTCGTGCGTGATGTTTTGGAGCGCAGCGTTGAGCGCATTGTTCACCTGACCATTGCCGTCCGTCAGCGCGATCACCTTTTGTATGCCCATAAAGTGCGAGGCCAGCGGCAGTATTTCGTGCACCATTTCGGCCAGCGATTTGTCCAGATGCACATGAACACTGAAACGGGTCTCGTATTTGGCGAGGCCCAGCGACAACTCGTCGTGGGGCAGCGCCACAATATAATTGCCGCGCACACCGCTCAGGCAGTAGATGATTTCGGTGAGTAGCAGACGCTGCTGGGCATCCGGCGGCAGGGCGGCCAGCTCGGGCTTGGGCATCGGATTCGGTGGCTCCACCTTATAGTAGTCCCAGAGCAAATGTGTGCGATACTCGTCCGGCAGTCCATCCTTGCAGCCAACCAAatacttgttgttattgttgttgttcagaCTGCAGCGCTCCAGGAAGACATTGCTCAGCGGCCGATATCCGCTGCTGGTGGCCCGACTGCTTGGAGCGCGACTGCTGTTCCCGCCATTGCTAGTGCCCGTGCTGATGGCAATGCTCATGCCGGATCTATGGCTGTTGCAGGGACTGCTGCCGGGACTCGAGTCCAGATTGTAGGTGACACCAGATCGGGCACTGGCGGCATTGCTGGCCACCGCATTGTTGCCCGCGGAACGATTGCtggctttgctgctgctgctattcaGAAGCTGATCAATGGAGCCCATTGTCAGCGCCGTGCTGTTCGAGACAGCATTCAGCACGCGCTTCTTGATCTGTAAAACGGAAAGGTCAGCTTATTTATCAGATCTGCAAGCGGGTTCAAGCCCACAAAGGAGCCCTATGTATCATATTAGTTGCAGCCAGGAGAAGCGATTTGAGATCGGGAACTCATTCTCTACCAGAGATTAATCGAATTTTGCGAGTCTTAGCATCTCCTCGAGCAGCACAAACCGTCCGAAAAGCTGTCACTAAACTCTGCCTGGCTTTAAGTGGACTAGGATTGCGGGGATAAGGGGTGCACTCACCACGCTGAGATCGCCACGCGGCACAATTGGCTCGCTGGGCACCGGACGACGTGCATATGTCGCTATGGCCGTCGTCACGGGCACCGTGGCAAGGCCCAGGGACTCGTCGGACTTGCGATGCGTGACGGGCGTCGATGTGGACAGGTCGAGTTGCGAGTTGCGCGCATGATCGCCACTGGCATTGGTCGGCTGCTCCTCAACCTGCAGCAGACTGCTGGAGCTGCGATGGGTGGCTGCATCCAGCAACGGGGCTGGCGATTCGACATTTTTTTGGCTTGCCGGATGCGATAGGTTCGAGCTGCTGCCGTACTTTAAGGGCCACATGGCGTCGTCGTTGATGCGTTCGGCAAAGACCAGCAGTGCGTACATGGGATCCTTCCTGAAATGGATTTActcatgtacatacatacatgcataataTATGCGGGGCGACTTACCGCTCGAGTGTGCTTGTTATTTCGGCTAGCACCTCGCGATAATTGGGCCGCTTGCAGCTGATGGACTCGAGCAGCGACAGGAGCTCGCGGTCGGGGCGCCGCTTATCGACGGTGGCACGAAATTCACGTAGTATCTTCTCGGGCGTGTATGGCGTTCTATAAACGAATCGAATAAATACGCGTATCAATTTTGATTTGCCCTCCAATGTGTGTGATACATTCACAacgaaaaatataaacaatatttattaattaattgagcAAAGCattcagcagcagccgtcAGCCAACAACAGCCGTCTCAGCCGTCAGCGTTGAGCATCTGGTGCATTCTGCGCTGGGCTGGGCACTTACTGGGATTCGGCGATGAGATTTGCCAGCACAATGCGCACTGGATCGGTTTTACTCGTCGCGGCGTGGgccatttgtttttgtaaaattttgttaaattaacgGTTTAAATGAAACAGTAAATGGCTAGCtagcacacacaacacacacacaacaggcacaaccaacaacaaacacaggCTCGTTTTCAGCTGAGGGGCAGGCCACTGCGCTCAAGCGCAAATTGAGCGCGTTTGCCAATAACTGTGtattctctttctctctctcgcttacACTTTGTTGCTCTTTCTGGCAGCGCTGCCACCCAGTTCgaattatgcaaatatgcacatatgtttggcgatatatgtatataaactaTTACTTACATTGCGTTGTGCAAATGATGATTCATAAGTTTATGGCTTAAGGTAAATTCGCTAAATATGTGTCAgcaaaatatgcatttgaCATTTATGCCAGTACGTTTGACATACAGGCCAAACGTGACATTCAACTCTATTCATCtagcatgtatatatatatgtatgtttcttATCATAGTCTGATTTTTATCTATTCaggcaatttgttgttgttaagttTCTATTTTATCTAAGCTAAGCtgacaaaacaacaaattcaacTGCGATGTTCAGAATGTTTTCACTGTGCGATGTTTTCTCAAAATAGCTATCGATAGTTACGGTACACATCCCTAACAGCTGCACGTGCATTTGGTATTGGCAACAAATGTTTACCGAAACATAAACATGGGCAAAAAGGTGTACAATGCCAAGGCGCGGCGAAATCCCGAAACCATTGTCGACAATTCCGCCGTAAAGAATGTGAGTAGCATCTAAGGTTAACGCCGATGTCAACAATTAAACCAATTATATGGCACAGATCAAAATCGTCAGCGAGGATGTGGCCGGGGGCAGCGGCATTTCCACAGGCTACGATGAGGCCAACGCGCTCGTTCTGCCCTCACAGAAGCGTGCCACCAAGATCAAAGTCGAGCAGCGTCGCAACGTGAAGATCCTCTCCAAGAAGCAGCGCAAGCATCTGCAGACCATTGTggacaagaagaagaagaaggagggCGTAAGTAATGCATATCCAAGTGTCCACACTGAGTAACCGTTCGCATATTGCTTGCAGCGAGCAGAGTTACTGGAGAATTTGGCTGCTGTGCAAATATCCGAAGCCGAATTGCGGCAATACACATCTATAAGTCAGGTGCAGACGGTGGGCCTGAAGCGTTTGCACACGCTCGATGAGTTCCTGGCCAAGAAGAAGGAGCGCCAGTCGCAGCTGTTGGTCGAGCAGGAACAGCACGGCGCCAGACGCGTCAACGCCATCAAGGGCAGCAAACGCAAGCTGCTCATCGAGGAGCAGGAAGAACTCGAAGCCAAGCGCAAGAATCCAAACATTGTTAATGCCGACGCATCCGACGACGATTCCAGCACGGATGATAGCGAGAGCGAAAGTGAAGACAATGCAGCTCCAGCAATTGTACCAATTGAACCAGAAGCCAATGAGGCAGTTGCCATTAAACAGCAGCCGGCCAAGCCAGCGGACACGCCCAAGCCCAAATCTGCAGCGGCACCAGCTGCGACAGCGTCTTACCAGCACAAGACCGTGTATGTGCCCGTTGATCGCACGCCCGAGGTGCAAGCGGCACGCCTGCGCCTGCCCATACTCGCCGAGGAGCAGCAGGTGATGGAGCTAATCAATGAGCATCCGATTGTGATAGTTGCCGGCGAGACGGGCTCCGGCAAGACGACACAGCTGCCGCAGTTCCTGTACGAGGCGGGCTACGCCCAGCACAAGATGATTGGCATTACGGAGCCGCGTCGCGTTGCAGCCATTGCCATGTCGAAGCGTGTCGCACACGAAATGAATCTGCCCAGCAGCGAGGTCTCCTATCTGATACGCTTCGAGGGCAACGTGACCCCAGCCACACGCATCAAATTCATGACCGACGGTGTGCTGCTCAAGGAGATCGAAACCGATTTTCTGCTCAGCAAGTATTCGGTCATTGTGTTGGATGAGGCGCACGAACGCAGCGTCTATACGGACATCCTGGTGGGTCTGCTGTCGCGCATTGTACCGCTGCGCCACAAGCGCTCCAATCCCCTCAAGCTGATCATTATGTCCGCGACGTTGCGTGTCAGCGATTTTACGGAGAATACGCGCCTGTTCAaggtgccgccgccgctgatCAAAGTGGAGGCGCGACAGTATCCGGTCACCATACACTTTCAGAAGCACACGCCCGACGACTACATGGCGGAGGCGTATCGCAAGACATTGAAGATACACGCTCAGCTGCCCGAGGGTGGCATACTCATCTTTGTGACCGGCCAGCTGGAGGTCAATCAGCTGGTGCGCAAGCTGCGACGCGCCTTTCCTTGCCAGCAGCAGGACAACAAGCCCGGCCAGCAGTCGAATGTGCAGCCAGAGCAGGAGCCGGAGACGGAGCAGGAGTTTGATATGAAGCGCAGTATACGCAACATGCGCAAGTCCAAGAAGAAGTTTTTACATCAAATCTCATTGCCCAAAATCAATTTGGATGATTACAAGCTGCCCGGCGACGATACCGAGGCGGACATGCACGAGGCCCATGAAGACAACGATGACAACGAGGATgaggaggatgaggatgaCCTGGAGGAGTTGCAGCAACTGACAGCGCCGACAACCAAGCAGCCGCTATGGGTGCTGCCGCTCTACTCGCTGCTCTCCTCAGAGAAACAGCAGCGCATCTTCCAGCCGGTGCCCGATGGCTGTCGCCTGTGCGTGGTGGCCACCAATGTGGCCGAGACATCGCTCACCATACCGCACATCAAGTACGTGGTGGACACTGGGCGCCAGAAGACGCGCCTCTACGACAAACTGACCGGTGTCAGTGCCTTTGTGGTCACACACACCTCCAAAGCGTCGGCGGATCAGCGTGCCGGCCGAGCGGGTCGCGTCAGTGCGGGTCACTGTTATCGGCTGTACTCGAGTGCCGTTTACAATGACATCTTTCCGGACTTTAGCCAGCCGGATATACAGCAGAAGCCCGTCGATGATCTGATGCTGCAGATGCGCTGCATGGGCATAGATCGTGTTGTCCACTTTCCGTTCCCATCGCCGCCCGATCAACTGCAGCTGGTCGCCGCCGAGCAGCGTCTCAGTGTGCTAGGCGCCTTGGAGCCGCGCACTGAGGGCAATACGCCGCCGGTTGTCACCCAGCTGGGCAGGGTAATCTCACGGTTTCCGGTTGCGCCGCGTTTTGGCAAAATGCTGGCCCTGTCcaatcaacagcagctgctgccttaTAGCGTCTGCCTGGTCGCTGCGCTCTCTGTGCAGGAGCTGCTCGTGGAGACGGGCGTGCAGCGAGACGAGGATGTGGCGCCGGTATCGAACAAGTTCCATCAGCGGCGCATGAGCTGGGCGGCCAGCGGCAATTATCGTCTGCTCGGTGATCCCATGGTGCTGCTGCGTGCCGTTGGCGCGGCCGAATATGCCGGCTCCCAGGGCAAACTGGCCAGCTTTTGTGAGG
This window of the Drosophila virilis strain 15010-1051.87 chromosome X, Dvir_AGI_RSII-ME, whole genome shotgun sequence genome carries:
- the Grip84 gene encoding gamma-tubulin complex component 2 homolog isoform X2, yielding MNHHLHNAITPYTPEKILREFRATVDKRRPDRELLSLLESISCKRPNYREVLAEITSTLERKDPMYALLVFAERINDDAMWPLKYGSSSNLSHPASQKNVESPAPLLDAATHRSSSSLLQVEEQPTNASGDHARNSQLDLSTSTPVTHRKSDESLGLATVPVTTAIATYARRPVPSEPIVPRGDLSVIKKRVLNAVSNSTALTMGSIDQLLNSSSSKASNRSAGNNAVASNAASARSGVTYNLDSSPGSSPCNSHRSGMSIAISTGTSNGGNSSRAPSSRATSSGYRPLSNVFLERCSLNNNNNNKYLVGCKDGLPDEYRTHLLWDYYKVEPPNPMPKPELAALPPDAQQRLLLTEIIYCLSGVRGNYIVALPHDELSLGLAKYETRFSVHVHLDKSLAEMVHEILPLASHFMGIQKVIALTDGNGQVNNALNAALQNITHDFYMLLQQAEVEMLKNDLTVPKLLYYLQPTIWVIDEIWTTLAELDMHDYHGAAVLSHLCDRIKHLEGDKYAQELIIGLARKAAEPYMRMLQLWIQKGIIVDSTHEFLVEDNEVIHKDELPEHYSDDYWEKRYTVRTECIPTFLEKYADKILRTGKYLNVIRQCGKRVMPTQQMNLEFDPTSELHVHVINDAYYFAARMLLDVLLTENDLMGHLQSVKRYLLLNQGDFTMQFMDACEDELAKNVDLVLPMTLENLLGLTLRLSSARSDPYKDDLHCELLTYDLVTQMSKIMNQKEEYWKTTDRLDLSGLECFAFTYEVKWPVSLVLNHIAITKYQMLFRQLFYCKHVERQLCKIWKENSIAKKFSPHAAELYRSAFTLRQRMMNAVQNLEYYMMIEIIEPNWHIFIEKMKNVENVDMVLSLHQDFLDLCLKNCMLTETSHLNRAIFKLCKICLKFCEFIQRSQRFFLDAELKSMVCDSSDENTDLSDSEPDISDRRQSESTLDETDTFAERVKRFDLEFTGMLISFLKQINDLAKDNTADRFMNLVHRINFNGFYSEQMEKLCVKNAMG
- the Grip84 gene encoding gamma-tubulin complex component 2 homolog isoform X1: MAHAATSKTDPVRIVLANLIAESQTPYTPEKILREFRATVDKRRPDRELLSLLESISCKRPNYREVLAEITSTLERKDPMYALLVFAERINDDAMWPLKYGSSSNLSHPASQKNVESPAPLLDAATHRSSSSLLQVEEQPTNASGDHARNSQLDLSTSTPVTHRKSDESLGLATVPVTTAIATYARRPVPSEPIVPRGDLSVIKKRVLNAVSNSTALTMGSIDQLLNSSSSKASNRSAGNNAVASNAASARSGVTYNLDSSPGSSPCNSHRSGMSIAISTGTSNGGNSSRAPSSRATSSGYRPLSNVFLERCSLNNNNNNKYLVGCKDGLPDEYRTHLLWDYYKVEPPNPMPKPELAALPPDAQQRLLLTEIIYCLSGVRGNYIVALPHDELSLGLAKYETRFSVHVHLDKSLAEMVHEILPLASHFMGIQKVIALTDGNGQVNNALNAALQNITHDFYMLLQQAEVEMLKNDLTVPKLLYYLQPTIWVIDEIWTTLAELDMHDYHGAAVLSHLCDRIKHLEGDKYAQELIIGLARKAAEPYMRMLQLWIQKGIIVDSTHEFLVEDNEVIHKDELPEHYSDDYWEKRYTVRTECIPTFLEKYADKILRTGKYLNVIRQCGKRVMPTQQMNLEFDPTSELHVHVINDAYYFAARMLLDVLLTENDLMGHLQSVKRYLLLNQGDFTMQFMDACEDELAKNVDLVLPMTLENLLGLTLRLSSARSDPYKDDLHCELLTYDLVTQMSKIMNQKEEYWKTTDRLDLSGLECFAFTYEVKWPVSLVLNHIAITKYQMLFRQLFYCKHVERQLCKIWKENSIAKKFSPHAAELYRSAFTLRQRMMNAVQNLEYYMMIEIIEPNWHIFIEKMKNVENVDMVLSLHQDFLDLCLKNCMLTETSHLNRAIFKLCKICLKFCEFIQRSQRFFLDAELKSMVCDSSDENTDLSDSEPDISDRRQSESTLDETDTFAERVKRFDLEFTGMLISFLKQINDLAKDNTADRFMNLVHRINFNGFYSEQMEKLCVKNAMG
- the Grip84 gene encoding gamma-tubulin complex component 2 homolog isoform X3; amino-acid sequence: MAHAATSKTDPVRIVLANLIAESQTPYTPEKILREFRATVDKRRPDRELLSLLESISCKRPNYREVLAEITSTLERKDPMYALLVFAERINDDAMWPLKYGSSSNLSHPASQKNVESPAPLLDAATHRSSSSLLQVEEQPTNASGDHARNSQLDLSTSTPVTHRKSDESLGLATVPVTTAIATYARRPVPSEPIVPRGDLSVIKKRVLNAVSNSTALTMGSIDQLLNSSSSKASNRSAGNNAVASNAASARSGVTYNLDSSPGSSPCNSHRSGMSIAISTGTSNGGNSSRAPSSRATSSGYRPLSNVFLERCSLNNNNNNKYLVGCKDGLPDEYRTHLLWDYYKVEPPNPMPKPELAALPPDAQQRLLLTEIIYCLSGVRGNYIVALPHDELSLGLAKYETRFSVHVHLDKSLAEMVHEILPLASHFMGIQKVIALTDGNGQVNNALNAALQNITHDFYMLLQQAEVEMLKNDLTVPKLLYYLQPTIWVIDEIWTTLAELDMHDYHGAAVLSHLCDRIKHLEGDKYAQELIIGLARKAAEPYMRMLQLWIQKGIIVDSTHEFLVEDNEVIHKDELPEHYSDDYWEKRYTVRTECIPTFLEKYADKILRTGKYLNVIRQCGKRVMPTQQMNLEFDPTSELHVHVINDAYYFAARMLLDVLLTENDLMGHLQSVKRYLLLNQGDFTMQFMDACEDELAKNVDLVLPMTLENLLGLTLRLSSARSDPYKDDLHCELLTYDLVTQMSKIMNQKEEYWKTTDRLDLSGLECFAFTYEVKWPVSLVLNHIAITKYQMLFRQLFYCKHVERQLCKIWKENSIAKKFSPHAAELYRSAFTLRQRMMNAVQNLEYYMMIEIIEPNWHIFIEKMKNVENVDMVLSLHQDFLDLCLKNCMLTETSHLNRAIFKLCKICLKFCEFIQSESTLDETDTFAERVKRFDLEFTGMLISFLKQINDLAKDNTADRFMNLVHRINFNGFYSEQMEKLCVKNAMG
- the kz gene encoding probable ATP-dependent RNA helicase kurz, which translates into the protein MGKKVYNAKARRNPETIVDNSAVKNIKIVSEDVAGGSGISTGYDEANALVLPSQKRATKIKVEQRRNVKILSKKQRKHLQTIVDKKKKKEGRAELLENLAAVQISEAELRQYTSISQVQTVGLKRLHTLDEFLAKKKERQSQLLVEQEQHGARRVNAIKGSKRKLLIEEQEELEAKRKNPNIVNADASDDDSSTDDSESESEDNAAPAIVPIEPEANEAVAIKQQPAKPADTPKPKSAAAPAATASYQHKTVYVPVDRTPEVQAARLRLPILAEEQQVMELINEHPIVIVAGETGSGKTTQLPQFLYEAGYAQHKMIGITEPRRVAAIAMSKRVAHEMNLPSSEVSYLIRFEGNVTPATRIKFMTDGVLLKEIETDFLLSKYSVIVLDEAHERSVYTDILVGLLSRIVPLRHKRSNPLKLIIMSATLRVSDFTENTRLFKVPPPLIKVEARQYPVTIHFQKHTPDDYMAEAYRKTLKIHAQLPEGGILIFVTGQLEVNQLVRKLRRAFPCQQQDNKPGQQSNVQPEQEPETEQEFDMKRSIRNMRKSKKKFLHQISLPKINLDDYKLPGDDTEADMHEAHEDNDDNEDEEDEDDLEELQQLTAPTTKQPLWVLPLYSLLSSEKQQRIFQPVPDGCRLCVVATNVAETSLTIPHIKYVVDTGRQKTRLYDKLTGVSAFVVTHTSKASADQRAGRAGRVSAGHCYRLYSSAVYNDIFPDFSQPDIQQKPVDDLMLQMRCMGIDRVVHFPFPSPPDQLQLVAAEQRLSVLGALEPRTEGNTPPVVTQLGRVISRFPVAPRFGKMLALSNQQQLLPYSVCLVAALSVQELLVETGVQRDEDVAPVSNKFHQRRMSWAASGNYRLLGDPMVLLRAVGAAEYAGSQGKLASFCEANGLRSKAMNEVRKLRVQLTNEINLNVCDVELCVDPQLKPPSDAQARFLRQILLAGMGDHVARKVPLDEIGDKEERRRLKYAYNCADMEQPAFMHSSSVLKQTPPDWIIYQEVYELQHGDTQKMFIRGITAIEPEWLLIYVPMLCNIREVREEPAPRYDSAKGIIYCYVNATFGKAGWELPLGEVEMPLNEKACCYFGMFLLDGIVCPPLAAFRPKLKSTPASLIKSWSSLNDKVLRFKRALINKQIHTRQSLFDQWKTEPNFLLEEYQNLLYDVALSELAPIWPPNKPDTASA